In Phocoena phocoena chromosome 12, mPhoPho1.1, whole genome shotgun sequence, the following proteins share a genomic window:
- the LOC136131994 gene encoding large ribosomal subunit protein eL42-like encodes MTMELFGPAILDSAQNCQILCSATVDIPKTRRTFCKKCGKHQPHKVTQYKKGKDSLYAQGKRQYDRKQSGYGGPTEPIFRKKAKTTKNIVLRLERVERNCRSKRMLAIKRCRHFELGGDKKRKGQVIQF; translated from the exons ATGACAATGGAATTGTTTGGCCCAGCTATTTTAGACTCGGCTCAGAACTGCCAgat cctgtgctccgcaacggtggACATTCCTAAAACCCGCCGGACTTTCTGTAAGAAGTGTGGCAAGCACCAACCCCACAAAGTGACACAGTACAAGAAGGGCAAGGATTCTCTGTATGCCCAGGGAAAGCGGCAGTATGACAGGAAGCAGAGTGGCTATGGTGGGCCGACTGAACCGATTTTCCGGAAAAAGGCTAAAACTACAAAGAACATTGTACTGAGGCTTGAACGTGTTGAGCGGAACTGCAGATCTAAGAGGATGCTGGCTATTAAGAGATGCAGGCATTTTGAGCTGGGAGGAGATAAGAAGAGAAAGGGCCAAGTGATCCAGTTCTGa